The Pseudofrankia inefficax genome window below encodes:
- a CDS encoding sensor histidine kinase: MTTHRLPAGITGDRTGWRCLLSESRRPTRWDAVATAATLVTMTVATILRTSEPTAPGTARLVFLVLAWLPLLVRTYWPEPVLAVVLAVEAGQLVVMRDLGAGLVGGLAVAAYQPVPVATMLAVYTVASRRRQRDGWVTGAVSAFLLLVTALLFQEIELIGTDVVMTELVLIAAAVGVGVRARQDTRARRAREAREQSRQAVLEERLRIARELHDTLAHDLALVDAQAGVADYLLDLDPPAARRALRDITQHTSAAIDDLRATLVLLRQDVDETDRPTDGPDPDRRADGDPTRDRALPPVPGLDRLDGLLDRFRDAGTPVSLDTVGEPASLGHHSDLAAYRIIQEALTNATKHAPGAPVSLSLRWAPRHLEVEIRNPPAGLPTSTRGVGTGHGLIGLRERARAAHGTFDAGPTRDGGYRVAAELPIRAHHTTGGPGVPGPDAAGQTEEPQP; encoded by the coding sequence GTGACGACCCACCGACTCCCCGCCGGGATCACCGGCGACCGCACCGGGTGGCGGTGCCTGCTCAGCGAGAGCAGGCGCCCCACCCGGTGGGATGCCGTCGCCACGGCCGCCACGCTGGTCACGATGACGGTCGCGACCATCCTGCGCACGAGCGAGCCCACCGCGCCGGGAACGGCGCGGCTGGTCTTCCTGGTGCTCGCGTGGCTGCCGCTGCTGGTCCGGACCTACTGGCCCGAGCCGGTCCTGGCCGTCGTCCTGGCCGTCGAGGCCGGCCAGCTCGTGGTGATGCGTGACCTAGGCGCCGGTCTGGTCGGCGGCCTCGCCGTCGCCGCCTACCAGCCGGTGCCGGTCGCCACGATGCTCGCGGTCTACACGGTGGCGTCGCGTCGCCGGCAACGCGACGGCTGGGTCACCGGAGCCGTCAGCGCGTTCCTGCTGCTGGTCACGGCGCTGCTGTTCCAGGAGATCGAGCTGATCGGCACGGACGTCGTCATGACCGAGCTCGTCCTGATCGCCGCGGCCGTGGGCGTCGGGGTCCGAGCCCGCCAGGACACCCGCGCCCGACGGGCCCGCGAGGCCCGCGAGCAGTCCCGCCAGGCCGTGCTGGAGGAACGGCTGCGGATCGCCCGCGAGCTGCACGACACCCTCGCCCACGACCTCGCCCTCGTCGACGCGCAGGCCGGGGTCGCCGACTACCTGCTCGACCTCGACCCACCGGCCGCGCGCCGCGCCCTGCGCGACATCACCCAGCACACCTCGGCGGCGATCGACGACCTGCGGGCCACCCTCGTCCTGCTGCGCCAGGACGTCGACGAGACCGACCGCCCCACCGACGGGCCCGACCCGGATCGGCGGGCCGACGGAGATCCCACCCGCGACCGCGCGCTGCCCCCGGTCCCCGGCCTGGACCGGCTCGACGGGCTGCTCGACCGGTTCCGCGACGCCGGCACCCCCGTCAGCCTCGACACCGTCGGCGAACCGGCGTCGCTCGGCCATCACAGCGACCTGGCGGCCTACCGGATCATCCAGGAGGCGCTGACCAACGCGACCAAGCACGCCCCCGGCGCCCCGGTGAGCCTCAGCCTGCGCTGGGCCCCGCGCCATCTGGAGGTCGAGATCCGCAACCCGCCCGCTGGCCTGCCCACCAGCACCCGCGGTGTCGGGACGGGGCACGGCCTGATCGGCCTGCGCGAGCGCGCCCGCGCCGCGCACGGCACGTTCGACGCCGGCCCGACCCGCGACGGTGGCTACCGGGTCGCGGCCGAGCTGCCGATCAGGGCACACCACACCACCGGCGGGCCGGGCGTTCCCGGCCCGGACGCCGCAGGGCAGACCGAGGAGCCCCAGCCGTGA
- a CDS encoding response regulator transcription factor produces the protein MTAPIRVLLADDQELLRATFRLLLDAAPGIEVVGEAGTGREAVAVVRATNPDVVLMDIRMPDLDGIAATAQITADEALAGVHILVLTTFETDELVLAALRAGASGYLGKGVAPNTLLDAIRTVAAGESLLSPTATTALVRRFLASPQPRLDARLPAMTDLTAREREITVLVARGLSNEEIAELLVISPATAKTHVNRAMTKVHARDRAQLVVFAYENGLMTPGGRTP, from the coding sequence GTGACCGCCCCGATCAGGGTCCTGCTCGCCGACGACCAGGAACTGCTGCGCGCCACCTTCCGGCTTCTGTTGGACGCCGCGCCGGGCATCGAGGTCGTCGGCGAGGCCGGCACCGGCCGCGAGGCCGTCGCGGTGGTCCGCGCGACCAACCCCGACGTCGTCCTCATGGACATCCGGATGCCCGACCTCGACGGCATCGCCGCCACCGCTCAGATCACCGCCGACGAGGCCCTCGCCGGGGTGCACATCCTCGTCCTCACCACCTTCGAGACCGACGAGCTCGTCCTCGCCGCCCTGCGCGCCGGCGCCAGCGGCTACCTCGGCAAGGGCGTGGCGCCGAACACGCTGCTCGACGCGATCCGGACCGTCGCGGCCGGCGAGTCCCTACTGTCACCCACCGCGACCACAGCGCTGGTCCGACGTTTCCTGGCGAGTCCCCAGCCACGGCTCGACGCCAGGCTCCCCGCGATGACCGACCTCACCGCCCGGGAACGCGAGATCACCGTCCTGGTCGCCCGCGGGCTTTCCAACGAGGAGATCGCGGAACTGCTGGTCATCAGCCCCGCGACCGCCAAGACCCACGTCAACCGTGCCATGACCAAGGTGCACGCCCGCGACCGTGCCCAGCTCGTTGTGTTCGCCTACGAAAACGGCCTCATGACTCCCGGGGGCCGGACGCCCTGA
- a CDS encoding ABC transporter substrate-binding protein gives MLAAPIHRLERRTTLTAIAATILAALATVSCTNGSSPANTSAACAAPGVSPHEIRVGLIYPDSGPISGELEAARSGADARFGLVNAAGGINGRKITYTWQDDNSSTSGNGTAVRSLFESSSVFGLLEASINADGGADYLRSNQIPAVGLPITNVWSDPSYTTMFSYPSLITGGPVSDVVGRYVREHGGHRAIVVTTETASGVQGFDPPLAKSFAEAQVPTTTVPYNSAVTSPAEFVHRLPTDADVLVLALGPNDVLPIDAAVNAAGNRFKVVVAIAGSGDATIQKYGSSVAGLTTFSTLVPFRANLPAQQDYLRAVASYAPELQPATQEVAYGTYIAADILVQGLMAAGACPTRTGFINALRGMQNYNAEGMLAGKVDFTKTHQAINCLIFTRVNDAGTAFDVVPDTVPGAPSQTEWCGTGT, from the coding sequence ATGCTGGCAGCGCCGATTCACCGATTAGAACGGCGCACGACGCTGACGGCAATCGCGGCGACCATCCTGGCCGCGCTGGCTACCGTAAGCTGCACCAACGGATCGTCTCCCGCCAATACGTCGGCGGCCTGCGCAGCCCCCGGTGTCTCGCCGCACGAGATCCGGGTCGGCCTCATCTATCCGGACAGTGGCCCCATCAGTGGGGAGCTCGAAGCGGCTCGCAGCGGTGCTGATGCTCGCTTCGGACTGGTGAACGCCGCCGGCGGCATCAACGGGCGAAAGATCACCTATACCTGGCAGGACGACAACAGCTCGACAAGCGGCAACGGCACTGCTGTGCGGAGCCTCTTCGAGTCGAGCTCGGTCTTCGGGCTCCTTGAAGCCTCTATTAACGCGGACGGCGGCGCGGACTACCTCCGGTCGAACCAGATTCCCGCCGTCGGCCTGCCGATCACCAACGTCTGGTCGGACCCGTCGTATACGACGATGTTCTCCTATCCCTCCCTCATCACCGGCGGACCAGTGTCCGATGTCGTGGGGCGGTATGTCCGCGAACACGGTGGCCACCGCGCCATCGTGGTCACGACGGAGACGGCCAGCGGTGTACAGGGATTCGACCCTCCACTCGCGAAGAGCTTCGCCGAGGCCCAGGTTCCGACGACGACGGTCCCGTACAACTCGGCGGTGACGAGTCCCGCCGAGTTCGTCCACCGGCTGCCGACCGACGCGGATGTCCTCGTTCTCGCGCTCGGCCCCAACGATGTCCTCCCGATCGACGCGGCCGTGAACGCCGCGGGCAACCGCTTCAAGGTGGTCGTCGCGATCGCCGGCTCCGGTGACGCGACGATCCAGAAGTACGGCTCCTCGGTGGCCGGCCTGACGACCTTCTCCACGCTCGTGCCATTCCGGGCGAACCTGCCCGCGCAGCAGGACTACCTCCGGGCAGTGGCCTCCTACGCGCCCGAGCTCCAGCCGGCGACGCAGGAGGTCGCGTACGGCACCTACATCGCCGCCGACATTCTGGTCCAGGGGCTGATGGCCGCGGGTGCCTGCCCGACCCGGACCGGGTTCATCAACGCCCTGCGCGGAATGCAGAACTACAACGCCGAGGGGATGCTCGCCGGAAAGGTCGACTTCACCAAGACCCACCAGGCGATCAACTGTCTGATCTTCACGCGCGTCAACGATGCCGGCACCGCGTTCGACGTCGTCCCGGATACCGTTCCCGGCGCGCCGTCCCAGACAGAATGGTGCGGCACCGGCACCTGA
- a CDS encoding adenylate cyclase has translation MTARKPVRAAQNFWQLPEDDLDGLLRLAPQADRVELKLLIPIDGHQETCDVLGIQFADAPAHRVYYLDTPDRQLHRRGVVARVRSIRHRPDDSVVKLRPVAPADVPSSLRRSKDFVVEIDGMPGSYVCSGALKTRLGSDDVESVMSDRRPLHALFSARQRALLAPRLPGGLTIDDLMVFGPVDARRRKLTLSGFDRTLLAEQWTFPDRSQILELSTRCAPDQALKAAATTAAFLGTHGIDLTGPQQTKTLTTLKFFTARATAATPSAIREPESRRRQRPRSRKRPGRR, from the coding sequence ATGACGGCGCGCAAGCCGGTGCGAGCCGCGCAGAACTTCTGGCAGCTGCCCGAGGACGACCTCGACGGGCTCCTGCGGCTGGCTCCGCAGGCGGACCGGGTGGAGCTCAAGCTCCTGATCCCGATCGACGGGCACCAGGAGACCTGCGACGTGCTCGGCATCCAGTTCGCCGACGCCCCCGCGCACCGCGTCTACTACCTCGACACCCCGGACCGCCAGCTGCACCGCCGTGGTGTGGTGGCCCGGGTGCGCAGCATCCGGCACCGCCCGGACGACTCCGTCGTCAAACTGCGCCCGGTGGCCCCCGCCGACGTGCCCTCCTCGCTGCGCCGGTCGAAGGACTTCGTCGTCGAGATCGACGGCATGCCCGGCAGCTACGTGTGTTCCGGGGCGCTGAAGACCCGTCTCGGCTCCGACGACGTCGAGTCGGTCATGTCCGACCGGCGGCCCCTGCACGCGCTCTTCTCAGCCCGGCAGCGCGCGCTGCTCGCCCCGCGGCTGCCCGGCGGCCTCACGATCGACGACCTGATGGTCTTCGGGCCCGTCGACGCCCGCCGCCGCAAACTCACCCTGTCCGGCTTCGACCGCACGCTGCTGGCCGAACAGTGGACCTTCCCCGACCGGTCCCAGATCCTCGAGCTGTCCACCCGCTGCGCACCCGACCAGGCCCTGAAGGCGGCGGCGACCACGGCGGCCTTCCTGGGCACCCACGGTATCGACCTCACCGGCCCCCAGCAGACCAAGACCCTCACGACCCTCAAGTTCTTCACCGCCCGGGCCACCGCCGCCACGCCCTCGGCCATCCGCGAGCCTGAGTCGCGGCGCCGCCAGCGGCCACGTTCCCGCAAGCGCCCGGGCCGTCGCTGA